In the Acidovorax sp. A79 genome, one interval contains:
- a CDS encoding endonuclease/exonuclease/phosphatase family protein, with translation MEHDDILRVATYNIHKGVQGIGPARRLEIHNLGLAVEQLDADIVCLQEVRKLHRREATYFQRWPELPQAEFLAPEGYEAVYRTNATTKHGEHGNALLSRWPVIGHQHEDISDHRFEQRGLLHVEVDAHGRRIHVIVVHLGLIPGSRIRQIERLQRFIEREVPSGAPVVVAGDFNDWGQQVKRMLAGFALHEFDAPRTFTYPARLPLAQLDHVYVRGLTPLSLHVPRGRIWWRMSDHLPLIAEFRL, from the coding sequence ATGGAACACGACGATATTCTGCGGGTGGCCACCTACAACATTCACAAGGGCGTGCAGGGCATCGGGCCCGCGCGCCGCCTGGAGATCCACAACCTGGGCCTGGCGGTGGAGCAGCTCGACGCCGACATCGTCTGCCTGCAGGAGGTGCGCAAGCTCCACCGGCGCGAGGCGACCTATTTTCAGCGCTGGCCCGAACTGCCCCAGGCCGAGTTCCTCGCGCCCGAGGGCTACGAGGCCGTGTACCGCACCAACGCCACCACCAAACACGGAGAACATGGCAACGCCCTGCTGTCGCGCTGGCCCGTGATCGGGCACCAGCACGAAGACATCTCGGACCACCGCTTCGAGCAGCGCGGGCTCTTGCATGTCGAGGTGGATGCCCACGGGCGGCGCATCCACGTGATCGTGGTGCATCTGGGGCTCATTCCCGGCAGCCGCATCCGCCAGATCGAACGCCTGCAGCGCTTCATCGAGCGCGAGGTGCCGTCCGGCGCGCCTGTCGTGGTGGCCGGGGACTTCAATGACTGGGGCCAGCAGGTCAAGCGCATGCTGGCCGGCTTTGCGCTGCACGAGTTCGACGCGCCGCGCACCTTCACCTACCCGGCGCGGCTGCCGCTGGCGCAGCTGGACCATGTGTACGTGCGCGGCCTCACGCCGCTGTCGCTGCATGTGCCGCGCGGCCGCATCTGGTGGCGCATGTCCGACCACCTCCCGCTGATCGCCGAGTTCAGGCTATGA
- the clsB gene encoding cardiolipin synthase ClsB — MRRKPFARAHGAGFSDDHQVRLLQGAEELFPALIQAMDAALSDIQFETYIFDFTGAGAAVAEALMRAAQRGVRTQLVVDGVGTGALPHGWAQRLQAAGVQYRVYSPLGPLGLLLPHRWRRLHRKLCVVDGCMLFCGGINVLDDFHDPNHGALEAPRFDFAVQATGSLVASASETMDQLWWRMQAVRDARQRRLPEALQALRAASAAKHALQAAEAGPPMRAALVLRDNVRNRSRIEKAYRRAIGAARHEVIIANAYFMPGGKLRRALVMAARRGVRVRLLLQGRYEYFMQYHAARPVYGALLEAGVEIHEYAPSFLHAKVAVIDAMGDRPWATVGSSNLDPLSLLLAREANVVVEDAAFATDLRQRLVHAMQHAGRRMDPARYAGRPLRQRVLDRIAFGLMRLALWITGKSY; from the coding sequence ATGAGAAGAAAGCCTTTCGCGCGGGCCCATGGGGCAGGATTTTCCGACGACCACCAGGTGCGCCTGCTGCAAGGGGCCGAGGAGCTTTTTCCCGCGCTGATCCAGGCCATGGACGCCGCCCTGTCGGACATCCAGTTCGAGACCTACATCTTCGACTTCACCGGCGCGGGCGCCGCCGTGGCTGAGGCCCTGATGCGCGCGGCGCAGCGCGGCGTGCGCACGCAGCTGGTGGTGGATGGCGTGGGCACGGGCGCCTTGCCCCACGGCTGGGCGCAGCGCCTGCAGGCGGCCGGCGTGCAGTACCGCGTGTATTCGCCGCTCGGCCCCCTGGGCCTGCTGCTGCCACACCGGTGGCGGCGGCTGCACCGCAAGCTGTGCGTGGTGGACGGCTGCATGCTGTTTTGCGGCGGCATCAACGTGCTGGACGACTTCCACGACCCCAACCACGGCGCGCTGGAGGCGCCGCGCTTTGACTTCGCGGTGCAGGCCACGGGCAGCCTGGTGGCATCGGCCAGCGAGACCATGGACCAGCTGTGGTGGCGCATGCAGGCGGTGCGCGACGCGCGCCAGCGCCGCCTGCCCGAGGCCCTGCAGGCCTTGCGCGCCGCCAGCGCGGCCAAGCATGCGCTGCAGGCCGCCGAGGCCGGCCCGCCCATGCGCGCCGCGCTGGTGCTGCGCGACAACGTGCGCAACCGCAGCCGCATCGAAAAGGCCTACCGCCGCGCCATCGGCGCCGCGCGGCACGAAGTCATCATCGCCAACGCCTATTTCATGCCCGGCGGCAAGCTGCGCCGCGCGCTGGTGATGGCGGCGCGCCGGGGCGTGCGGGTGCGCCTGCTGCTGCAGGGGCGCTACGAGTACTTCATGCAGTACCACGCGGCACGGCCCGTGTATGGCGCGCTGCTGGAGGCGGGGGTGGAGATCCACGAATACGCGCCCAGCTTCCTGCACGCCAAGGTGGCCGTGATCGACGCGATGGGCGACAGGCCCTGGGCCACGGTGGGCTCGTCCAACCTCGACCCCTTGAGCCTGCTGCTGGCGCGCGAGGCCAATGTGGTGGTGGAGGACGCCGCCTTTGCCACCGACCTGCGCCAGCGCCTGGTGCATGCGATGCAGCATGCCGGCCGGCGCATGGACCCGGCGCGCTACGCGGGCCGCCCGCTGCGCCAGCGCGTGCTGGACCGCATTGCCTTCGGCCTCATGCGGCTGGCGCTGTGGATCACCGGAAAAAGCTATTGA
- the folE gene encoding GTP cyclohydrolase I has protein sequence MSSQPAADMTSTPPDDEGTPVSVKIRERLAAARKRFHANDNIAEFIEPGELEKLLDEVEVKMQGVLDSMVINTEGDHNTNNTARRVAKMYLNEVFKGRYVAQPAITEFPNAEHLNELMIVGPITVRSACSHHFCPVIGKIWIGVMPNEHTNVIGLSKYARLVDWVMGRPQIQEEAVVQLADLIMEKTQPDGLAIVMEASHFCMSWRGVREMDSKMINSVMRGVFLKDSALRREFLSLIPGRN, from the coding sequence ATGTCCAGCCAACCCGCCGCCGATATGACGTCCACCCCGCCGGATGATGAAGGCACGCCTGTCTCCGTCAAGATCCGAGAGCGCCTTGCCGCTGCCCGCAAGCGTTTTCATGCCAATGACAACATCGCCGAGTTCATCGAGCCCGGCGAGCTGGAGAAGCTGCTCGACGAGGTCGAGGTCAAGATGCAGGGCGTGCTCGACAGCATGGTGATCAACACCGAAGGCGACCACAACACCAACAACACCGCGCGCCGCGTGGCCAAGATGTACCTCAACGAGGTGTTCAAGGGCCGCTACGTGGCGCAGCCGGCCATCACGGAATTCCCGAACGCCGAGCACCTGAACGAGCTCATGATCGTGGGCCCCATCACCGTGCGCAGCGCCTGCAGCCACCATTTCTGTCCGGTGATCGGCAAGATCTGGATCGGCGTGATGCCCAACGAACACACCAACGTGATCGGCCTGTCCAAGTACGCGCGCCTGGTGGACTGGGTCATGGGCCGCCCGCAGATCCAGGAAGAGGCCGTGGTGCAGCTGGCCGACCTCATCATGGAAAAGACCCAGCCCGACGGCCTGGCCATCGTGATGGAGGCCAGCCACTTCTGCATGTCCTGGCGCGGCGTGCGCGAGATGGACAGCAAGATGATCAACTCCGTGATGCGTGGCGTGTTCCTCAAAGATTCGGCGCTGCGCCGCGAATTTCTGTCCCTCATCCCTGGAAGGAACTGA
- a CDS encoding BLUF domain-containing protein yields MLVRLLYASRAVDTSPAAIEAILTQSRQHNPGCGITGVLCYGGGVFLQAIEGGRSAVSDLYGHIQKDPRHKNVELLHYEEIAERRFGGWTMGQVNLSKINHSILLKYSEKPELDPYAVSGKVSFALLEELMATASIIGRA; encoded by the coding sequence ATGCTCGTACGCCTGCTCTATGCCAGCCGCGCGGTGGACACTTCGCCCGCCGCCATCGAAGCCATCCTGACGCAGTCGCGCCAGCACAACCCGGGCTGCGGCATCACCGGGGTGCTGTGCTACGGCGGCGGCGTGTTCCTTCAGGCCATCGAAGGCGGGCGCTCCGCGGTGAGCGACCTGTACGGCCACATCCAGAAGGACCCGCGCCACAAGAACGTGGAGCTGCTGCACTACGAAGAAATCGCCGAACGCCGCTTCGGTGGCTGGACCATGGGGCAGGTGAACCTGTCCAAGATCAACCACTCCATCTTGCTCAAGTACTCGGAGAAGCCCGAGCTGGACCCCTATGCCGTGTCGGGCAAGGTGTCGTTCGCGCTGCTCGAAGAACTGATGGCCACGGCCTCCATCATCGGCAGAGCCTGA
- a CDS encoding DMT family transporter: MTLTAFALIILAGLIHACWNIVAKKAGGDSRFAFFTSVIMMVIWAPLGWYLGRDAVPLWGATEWAFVAASGLLHVGYFVILLRGYSKADLTVVYPLARGSGPLLSSLVAVTVLGERISALGVAGIAGVVGGVFLIAGGPGLLRAAHDPAARARVHKGMLYGLLTGAFIASYTVVDGYAVKILLMSPILVDYMGNFVRVGLLAPVVLRDLPTARALWLAQWRFALLVAAVSPVAYVLVLYAMREAPMSHVAPAREVSMLFAALIGGHLLGEGDRVARIFGALCIAAGVTALALG; encoded by the coding sequence GTGACCCTTACCGCCTTCGCCCTCATCATCCTTGCCGGCCTCATCCACGCGTGCTGGAACATCGTGGCCAAGAAGGCCGGGGGCGATTCGCGGTTCGCGTTCTTCACCTCGGTGATCATGATGGTCATCTGGGCGCCGTTGGGCTGGTACCTGGGGCGCGATGCCGTGCCGCTGTGGGGGGCCACGGAGTGGGCCTTCGTCGCGGCCAGCGGGCTGCTGCACGTGGGCTACTTCGTCATCCTGCTGCGCGGCTACAGCAAGGCCGATCTCACCGTCGTCTACCCGCTGGCGCGCGGTTCCGGGCCGCTGCTGTCGTCTCTGGTGGCGGTGACGGTCCTTGGCGAGCGCATCTCGGCGCTGGGCGTGGCCGGCATCGCCGGCGTGGTGGGCGGGGTGTTCCTGATCGCGGGCGGCCCGGGCCTGCTGCGCGCCGCGCACGACCCTGCCGCCCGGGCGCGCGTGCACAAGGGCATGCTCTACGGCCTGCTCACGGGCGCCTTCATCGCCAGCTACACCGTGGTGGATGGCTATGCGGTCAAGATCCTGCTGATGTCCCCCATCCTCGTGGACTACATGGGCAACTTCGTGCGCGTGGGCTTGCTCGCGCCCGTGGTGCTGCGCGACCTGCCCACGGCCCGTGCGCTGTGGCTGGCGCAGTGGCGCTTCGCGCTGCTGGTGGCGGCGGTGAGCCCCGTGGCCTACGTGCTGGTGCTGTACGCGATGCGCGAGGCGCCCATGTCCCACGTGGCGCCCGCGCGCGAGGTGTCCATGCTGTTCGCCGCGCTCATCGGCGGCCACCTGCTGGGCGAGGGCGACCGCGTGGCGCGCATTTTTGGCGCGCTGTGCATTGCCGCGGGTGTCACCGCCCTGGCGCTGGGGTAG
- a CDS encoding DUF429 domain-containing protein: MAEPIRPLLLGCDFSSSPTRRKPVVLALGQRQGARVQLAALERFDTLAALGEWLARPGDWVGGFDLPFGLPRELVRALGWPVQWRACMQHYRGLSRAQIRDQFAAFCDARPVGGKFAHRATDGPAGSSPSMKWVNPPVAYMLHAGLPLLLDAGVHLPGLHGGDPRRVALEAYPGLLAREVLQRRSYKSDDRAKHTPDRLIARKDLVNALEMGQTRLGLRLKLSHAQRDVLVDDASGDSLDAVLCLLQAAWAQQRHAEGDALYGLPPGLDPLEGWIVTADAADIAAFPGIGPAHGA, translated from the coding sequence ATGGCGGAGCCCATCCGTCCCCTGCTGCTGGGCTGCGATTTCTCCAGCAGCCCCACGCGGCGCAAGCCCGTCGTGCTGGCGCTGGGCCAGCGCCAGGGCGCGCGGGTACAGCTCGCCGCGCTGGAGCGCTTTGACACGCTGGCCGCGCTGGGCGAGTGGCTCGCCCGGCCGGGCGATTGGGTGGGCGGCTTCGACCTGCCCTTCGGCCTGCCGCGCGAGCTGGTGCGGGCGCTGGGCTGGCCGGTGCAGTGGCGCGCCTGCATGCAGCACTACCGCGGCCTCAGCCGCGCGCAGATCCGCGACCAGTTCGCCGCGTTCTGCGACGCACGCCCCGTGGGCGGCAAGTTCGCGCACCGCGCCACCGACGGGCCCGCGGGCTCCAGCCCGTCGATGAAATGGGTGAACCCGCCCGTGGCCTACATGCTGCACGCGGGCCTGCCGCTGCTGCTGGACGCCGGTGTCCACCTGCCGGGCCTGCACGGCGGAGACCCGCGCCGCGTGGCGCTGGAAGCCTACCCGGGGCTGCTGGCGCGCGAAGTGCTGCAGCGGCGCAGCTACAAGAGCGACGACCGCGCCAAGCACACGCCCGACCGGCTCATTGCCCGCAAGGACCTCGTGAATGCGCTGGAGATGGGCCAGACCCGGCTGGGCCTGCGCCTGAAGCTCAGCCACGCGCAGCGCGATGTGCTGGTGGACGACGCGAGCGGCGACAGCCTGGACGCCGTGCTGTGCCTGCTGCAGGCCGCCTGGGCCCAGCAGCGCCATGCAGAGGGCGACGCGCTCTACGGCCTGCCGCCCGGGCTGGACCCGCTCGAAGGCTGGATCGTGACCGCCGATGCCGCCGATATTGCCGCTTTTCCGGGCATCGGTCCGGCGCACGGTGCGTAG
- a CDS encoding histidine phosphatase family protein, which produces MTELILIRHGETDWNRELRFQGHVDVPLNATGHEQARRLAERLAAEQIVVDHLVCSDLIRTQQTATPSLQVLFPELRIDTLTDSSLREQSFGVVDGKRVDDIKIEHADAWTQWLRFEADYGMPGGETTRQFHTRVMDAVRRIAQQYQGRKVMVVTHGGVLDMIWRTARGTGLDGPRQSDIPNAGLNRVRVDGDVVEVLDWADVRHLADLPAQPVYDQTKLLVR; this is translated from the coding sequence ATGACTGAATTGATTCTGATCCGCCACGGCGAGACCGACTGGAACCGCGAACTGCGCTTCCAGGGCCACGTGGATGTGCCCCTCAACGCCACCGGCCACGAACAGGCCCGCCGCCTCGCCGAACGCCTGGCCGCGGAACAGATCGTGGTGGACCACCTGGTCTGCAGCGACCTCATCCGCACGCAGCAGACCGCCACGCCCAGCCTGCAGGTGCTGTTCCCGGAACTGCGCATCGACACCCTCACCGACAGCAGCCTGCGCGAGCAGAGCTTCGGCGTGGTGGACGGCAAGCGCGTGGACGACATCAAGATCGAACACGCCGATGCCTGGACCCAGTGGCTGCGCTTCGAAGCCGACTACGGCATGCCCGGCGGCGAGACCACGCGCCAGTTCCACACCCGCGTGATGGACGCCGTGCGCCGCATCGCGCAGCAGTACCAGGGCCGCAAAGTCATGGTTGTGACCCACGGCGGCGTGCTCGACATGATCTGGCGCACCGCGCGCGGCACGGGCCTGGACGGCCCGCGCCAGAGCGACATCCCCAACGCCGGCCTGAACCGCGTGCGGGTGGATGGCGATGTGGTGGAGGTGCTGGACTGGGCCGATGTGCGGCATCTGGCGGACCTGCCGGCGCAGCCGGTGTATGACCAGACGAAGCTGCTGGTGAGATAG
- a CDS encoding tetratricopeptide repeat protein: MPSTAAHALTDSLGNTATLREPGSAAALNDFVEGFIACEARAVNVLQAAGDPSAIVQACCAALHMFAESAQAPGNARPFIDRALAHAPAASEREQRFVAAVAAWVHGDLPRAIALHEEQARLFPRDLASLKLGQYHLFNRGDSPGMLRLALQALPAAADVPYLHGMLAFGWEQCHRLTEAEAAARHAVRLCRKEPWAHHALAHVMLTQGRIGEGADFMAGVSDTWTGLNSFMVTHNWWHQALFLLEQDRHAEVLALYDSQVWGVVKEYTQDQINAVSLLARLELAGVDVGHRWADVAGHLALRLADHVLPFLDLQYLYGLARAGRTEAARTLLRNIEAHAATRTEAHERTVWKQVCEPAARGLLAHAQGDWATAAEQLGLALPRLLEIGGSHAQRDLFHQIWLDALQRNGQWAAVQNLLQPMANAQLESVRLARQVGVVNGALGLLLPHQG; this comes from the coding sequence ATGCCATCCACCGCCGCGCACGCACTGACCGACAGCCTGGGCAACACCGCCACCCTGCGCGAGCCAGGCAGCGCGGCGGCGTTGAATGACTTCGTGGAAGGCTTCATCGCCTGCGAGGCCCGCGCGGTGAACGTGCTGCAGGCCGCCGGCGACCCCAGCGCCATCGTGCAGGCCTGCTGCGCGGCACTGCACATGTTCGCCGAATCGGCGCAGGCCCCGGGCAACGCGCGCCCCTTCATTGACCGGGCGCTCGCCCATGCCCCTGCGGCGAGCGAGCGCGAACAGCGCTTCGTGGCCGCCGTCGCCGCCTGGGTTCACGGCGACCTGCCGCGCGCCATCGCGCTGCACGAGGAGCAGGCCCGCCTGTTCCCGCGCGACCTGGCCTCCCTCAAGCTCGGCCAATACCACTTGTTCAACCGCGGCGACTCACCCGGCATGCTGCGCCTGGCGCTGCAGGCCCTGCCCGCTGCCGCCGACGTGCCCTACCTGCACGGCATGCTGGCCTTTGGCTGGGAGCAGTGCCACCGGCTCACCGAAGCGGAAGCCGCCGCGCGCCATGCGGTGCGCCTGTGCCGCAAGGAACCCTGGGCCCACCATGCCCTCGCACACGTGATGCTGACACAGGGGCGCATCGGCGAAGGCGCGGACTTCATGGCCGGCGTGAGCGACACCTGGACGGGGCTCAACTCCTTCATGGTCACGCACAACTGGTGGCACCAGGCACTCTTCCTGCTGGAGCAGGACCGGCACGCCGAGGTGCTGGCGCTGTACGACAGCCAGGTGTGGGGCGTGGTCAAGGAATACACGCAGGACCAGATCAACGCCGTCTCGCTGCTGGCGCGGCTGGAACTGGCGGGCGTGGATGTGGGCCACCGCTGGGCCGACGTGGCCGGCCACCTGGCACTGCGCCTGGCCGACCATGTGCTGCCGTTCCTGGACCTGCAGTATCTTTACGGCCTGGCCCGCGCGGGCCGCACGGAGGCGGCACGCACGCTGCTGCGCAACATCGAGGCCCACGCCGCCACGCGCACCGAGGCACATGAACGCACCGTGTGGAAGCAGGTGTGCGAGCCCGCCGCGCGCGGCCTGCTGGCGCATGCGCAAGGCGACTGGGCCACGGCGGCGGAGCAGCTGGGCCTGGCATTGCCACGGCTGCTGGAGATCGGCGGCAGCCACGCGCAGCGGGATTTGTTCCACCAGATCTGGCTGGATGCGCTGCAGCGCAACGGGCAGTGGGCGGCGGTGCAGAACCTACTGCAGCCGATGGCCAATGCGCAGCTGGAGTCGGTGCGGCTCGCGCGGCAGGTGGGGGTGGTCAATGGCGCCCTGGGGCTGCTGCTGCCACACCAGGGATAG
- a CDS encoding amidase, whose protein sequence is MTALHDLPAHDLLAAYRARRLSPVEVTQAVLAHIGRWEPHIQATYLLRPEAALAQARESEARWLRGEPKGALDGVPSTIKENISTQGDPTPLGTAAVELVPATADAPPAARMREAGAVIVAKTTMPDYGMLSSGLSTFHPLSRNPWDVSKGPGGSSAGGGAAAAAGYGPLHIGTDIGGSLRLPASWCGIFSLKPSLGRIPIDPPYTGRAAGPMTRTVADAALMMQVLSQPDARDSMSLPAQDIAWSQFNKGVERLRGLRIGLLLDAGCGLPVEPEVKAAVERAARLMEAAGATIVPMMPFMTQAMLDGMDHFWRMRSHIDLKALPAQQRDKVLPYIRTWADSAASMSGTEVFNASHQFHLTRVNTVKACSAFDYVISPVAPMPAFQAELPSPTNDPLRPLEHIGFTVPFNMSEQPAASVNCGYTASGLPIGLQIAGARFDDLGVLQVAHAFELIREPQKAWPLPPAA, encoded by the coding sequence ATGACCGCCCTGCACGACCTGCCCGCCCACGACCTCCTGGCCGCCTACCGCGCGCGCCGCCTCTCGCCCGTCGAGGTCACGCAGGCCGTGCTGGCCCACATCGGGCGCTGGGAGCCCCACATACAGGCGACCTACCTGCTGCGGCCCGAGGCCGCCCTGGCGCAGGCCCGCGAATCGGAAGCGCGCTGGCTGCGTGGCGAGCCCAAGGGCGCGCTCGACGGCGTGCCCAGCACCATCAAGGAAAACATCTCGACGCAAGGCGACCCGACCCCCCTGGGCACCGCCGCTGTCGAACTCGTGCCCGCCACCGCCGATGCGCCGCCCGCCGCCCGCATGCGCGAGGCCGGTGCCGTCATCGTGGCCAAGACCACCATGCCCGACTACGGCATGCTGTCCTCGGGCCTGTCGACCTTCCACCCACTGTCGCGCAACCCCTGGGACGTGAGCAAGGGCCCGGGCGGCTCCAGCGCCGGTGGCGGTGCCGCCGCTGCGGCGGGCTACGGGCCGCTGCACATCGGCACCGACATCGGCGGCTCGCTGCGCCTGCCCGCCAGCTGGTGCGGCATCTTCAGCCTGAAGCCCAGCCTGGGCCGCATCCCGATCGACCCGCCCTACACCGGCCGTGCCGCCGGCCCCATGACCCGCACGGTGGCCGACGCCGCGCTGATGATGCAGGTACTCAGCCAGCCGGACGCGCGCGACAGCATGAGCCTGCCAGCGCAGGACATCGCCTGGAGCCAGTTCAACAAGGGCGTGGAGCGCCTGCGCGGCCTGCGCATCGGCCTGCTGCTGGACGCGGGCTGCGGCCTGCCGGTGGAACCCGAAGTGAAGGCCGCCGTGGAACGCGCAGCCCGCCTGATGGAGGCCGCTGGCGCCACCATCGTGCCCATGATGCCCTTCATGACCCAGGCCATGCTCGACGGCATGGACCACTTCTGGCGCATGCGCTCCCACATCGACCTGAAGGCCCTGCCCGCGCAGCAGCGCGACAAGGTGCTGCCCTATATCCGCACCTGGGCCGACAGCGCCGCCAGCATGAGCGGCACCGAGGTCTTCAATGCCAGCCACCAGTTCCACCTCACGCGCGTGAATACGGTCAAGGCCTGCAGCGCGTTCGACTATGTGATCTCGCCCGTGGCGCCGATGCCCGCCTTCCAGGCCGAACTGCCTTCGCCCACCAACGACCCGCTGCGCCCGCTCGAGCACATCGGCTTCACCGTGCCGTTCAACATGTCCGAACAGCCGGCGGCCTCGGTCAACTGCGGCTACACCGCCAGCGGCCTGCCCATCGGCCTGCAGATCGCCGGCGCGCGCTTCGACGACCTGGGCGTGCTGCAGGTGGCCCATGCGTTCGAGCTGATCCGCGAGCCGCAAAAGGCCTGGCCGCTGCCGCCTGCGGCTTAA